From a region of the Garciella nitratireducens DSM 15102 genome:
- the cobT gene encoding nicotinate-nucleotide--dimethylbenzimidazole phosphoribosyltransferase produces the protein MHLLKSTLQNIQEVDQEIMKEERKKVDGLLKPQGSLGVLEKIAVQLSGIYRTTDLKPLKKAVVVCAADHGIVEEGITSAPQEVTAFMTNNIIVEGKSGVGAISKTMGADIVVVDVGVNADLDNPKVISRKIRRGTNNLAKGPAMSREEAIQSIEVGIEIANTLIEEGYNILATGEMGIGNTTPSSAIIATLTGKDPIEVTGIGANLSEKKLKKKVEVIRKGLEINKPNKKDALDVLAKVGGLEIGAMAGVMIAGAQRHIPVVIDGFISTASAAIAIGLEPKIFDYLLCSHISLEKGAKIASYFLGFEPYLDMGLRLGEGSGATLNFGIIEAAINMTREMEFYSKTEIEVI, from the coding sequence GTGCATTTATTAAAAAGCACTCTTCAAAACATTCAAGAAGTAGATCAAGAAATAATGAAAGAGGAACGAAAGAAAGTGGATGGGCTATTAAAGCCACAGGGAAGTTTAGGAGTATTAGAAAAAATAGCAGTTCAATTAAGTGGGATTTATAGAACGACAGACTTAAAACCTTTAAAAAAAGCTGTTGTAGTATGTGCAGCAGATCATGGTATTGTGGAAGAGGGAATCACTTCTGCTCCTCAAGAAGTTACTGCTTTTATGACAAATAATATCATTGTAGAAGGCAAAAGCGGTGTTGGTGCGATTTCTAAGACAATGGGAGCAGATATAGTAGTAGTAGATGTAGGAGTAAATGCAGATTTGGATAATCCAAAGGTAATTTCTCGAAAGATAAGAAGAGGAACAAATAATTTAGCAAAAGGACCAGCAATGTCAAGGGAAGAAGCGATTCAATCTATAGAAGTAGGAATCGAAATTGCAAATACTTTAATAGAGGAAGGATATAATATATTAGCTACTGGAGAAATGGGGATTGGAAATACTACACCAAGCTCAGCAATTATTGCAACATTGACTGGAAAAGATCCAATAGAAGTAACCGGGATAGGAGCAAATTTATCAGAAAAAAAATTGAAAAAAAAGGTTGAAGTGATTCGAAAGGGATTAGAGATTAATAAGCCTAATAAAAAAGATGCGTTGGATGTATTGGCCAAAGTAGGAGGATTAGAGATAGGGGCAATGGCAGGAGTGATGATAGCAGGAGCACAAAGACACATTCCAGTAGTGATAGATGGATTTATTTCTACAGCATCTGCTGCAATTGCTATTGGTTTAGAACCTAAGATATTCGATTATTTACTGTGCTCTCATATATCTCTAGAAAAGGGAGCAAAAATTGCTTCTTACTTTTTAGGATTTGAACCTTATTTAGATATGGGATTGCGATTAGGAGAAGGTAGTGGAGCAACATTAAATTTTGGAATCATCGAGGCAGCTATAAATATGACAAGGGAAATGGAATTTTATTCAAAAACCGAAATAGAAGTTATTTAA
- a CDS encoding histidine phosphatase family protein, producing MDFILVRHVETTANVQKRFSGISDVKYTPQGEKQFIKLTHFLKKYSVDIIYSSPLSRALRIAQKVGEETHTPVKIIKSLAELNFGVFENLTFEEIQEKYYKEWMQWEQDALNYQIPKGDSFLLFHKRIGVFLDSIKNKKGVCMIVAHGGSIQCSIAHLLDLSITDGWHFFVPLGGIVEISYQENFGVLKSLVDFNKFSKR from the coding sequence ATGGATTTTATACTGGTTCGTCATGTAGAAACCACTGCAAATGTTCAAAAAAGATTTTCGGGAATTAGTGATGTAAAATATACACCACAAGGAGAGAAACAATTTATAAAACTTACCCATTTTTTAAAAAAATATTCCGTAGATATCATTTATTCTAGTCCTTTATCTAGAGCTTTAAGAATCGCACAAAAAGTAGGAGAAGAAACGCATACTCCTGTAAAGATTATAAAAAGTTTAGCAGAATTGAATTTTGGTGTTTTTGAAAATCTTACTTTTGAAGAAATTCAAGAAAAATATTATAAAGAATGGATGCAATGGGAACAAGATGCTTTAAACTATCAAATTCCTAAGGGAGATAGTTTTTTGCTTTTTCATAAACGAATTGGAGTATTTTTAGACTCTATTAAAAATAAAAAAGGAGTATGTATGATTGTAGCGCATGGGGGAAGTATTCAATGTAGTATTGCCCATTTATTAGATTTGTCTATAACAGATGGATGGCATTTTTTTGTTCCCTTAGGAGGAATCGTTGAAATTAGTTATCAAGAGAATTTTGGAGTATTGAAAAGTTTGGTAGATTTTAACAAATTTTCAAAGAGATAA
- the leuB gene encoding 3-isopropylmalate dehydrogenase — MNFQIAVIPGDGIGPEIINEAIKVLETIGKKYHHHFHFQKLLAGGCAIDKVGTCLPDETLDLCKKSDSILLGAVGGPKWDTLPGEQRPEKALLRLRKELNLFANLRPALLFPQLKDACPLKKEIVGNGIDICVVRELTGGIYFGEKGRKSSDIMGEIAYDVESYSVSEIKRIAKIAFEIAGKRKKKVTSVDKANVLESSKLWRSVVEEIANDYPDITLHHMYIDNASMQLIRDPKQFDVIVTSNMFGDILSDEASIITGSIGMLPSASLGNSTLGMYEPIHGSAPDIAGKNKANPIATILSAAMMLRYSFNLNKEAQAIEDAVTKVLKQGYRTPDLIHTEMQLVSTKEMGEQIIKNI; from the coding sequence ATGAATTTTCAGATTGCAGTAATACCTGGAGACGGCATTGGTCCAGAAATTATAAATGAAGCTATAAAAGTCTTAGAAACAATAGGTAAAAAATATCATCATCATTTTCATTTTCAAAAACTCTTAGCAGGAGGATGTGCTATTGATAAAGTAGGTACTTGCCTTCCCGATGAAACGTTAGATCTTTGTAAAAAAAGTGATTCCATATTATTGGGAGCTGTAGGAGGTCCTAAATGGGATACTCTTCCTGGAGAACAAAGACCAGAAAAAGCTCTCCTTAGGTTAAGAAAAGAACTTAATCTATTTGCCAACCTTCGTCCTGCCCTTTTATTTCCTCAATTAAAGGATGCTTGTCCTTTAAAAAAAGAAATTGTAGGAAATGGAATTGATATCTGTGTTGTTCGAGAACTAACCGGAGGAATCTATTTTGGAGAAAAAGGACGTAAATCAAGTGATATTATGGGAGAAATTGCTTATGATGTAGAGAGCTATAGTGTAAGTGAAATAAAAAGAATTGCCAAAATTGCTTTTGAAATTGCTGGAAAAAGGAAGAAAAAAGTAACAAGTGTAGACAAAGCAAATGTTCTAGAAAGTTCTAAACTCTGGCGTTCAGTAGTAGAAGAAATAGCAAATGATTATCCAGACATTACCTTACATCATATGTATATAGACAATGCCTCCATGCAATTAATCCGAGATCCTAAGCAATTTGATGTCATTGTAACCAGCAATATGTTTGGAGATATCTTATCGGATGAAGCTAGTATCATTACAGGATCTATTGGTATGCTCCCTTCTGCTAGCTTAGGGAATAGTACATTAGGTATGTATGAACCTATTCATGGTTCTGCTCCAGATATTGCTGGGAAAAACAAAGCAAATCCTATTGCTACTATCCTCTCTGCCGCAATGATGTTACGATATTCCTTCAACCTTAATAAGGAAGCACAGGCTATTGAAGATGCAGTAACAAAAGTTCTAAAACAAGGATATCGCACTCCCGATCTTATCCATACAGAAATGCAGTTAGTTAGCACCAAAGAAATGGGAGAGCAAATCATAAAAAATATCTAA
- a CDS encoding DUF3842 family protein, with protein sequence MKIAIIDGQGGGIGKRLIEKIRKATPDSLEIIALGTNSIATFGMMKAGASKGATGENSIVVQANKVDVIMGPIAILIANSIMGEITPQIAYAIGNSEALKILIPVNKCRTKIPGIQNKTMNQLLDDAIEELLIYYNTNNPEKN encoded by the coding sequence ATGAAAATTGCTATTATAGACGGCCAAGGTGGAGGAATTGGAAAAAGATTAATAGAAAAGATTAGAAAAGCTACCCCTGATTCACTAGAAATTATTGCTTTAGGTACCAATTCCATAGCTACCTTTGGAATGATGAAAGCAGGAGCAAGCAAAGGTGCTACTGGAGAAAATTCTATCGTAGTTCAGGCAAATAAAGTAGACGTCATTATGGGACCTATTGCCATTTTAATCGCTAACTCTATTATGGGAGAAATTACTCCCCAAATTGCCTATGCAATAGGAAATAGTGAGGCTTTAAAAATATTAATTCCAGTAAATAAATGTCGTACTAAAATACCAGGGATTCAAAATAAAACCATGAATCAGTTATTAGACGATGCAATAGAAGAACTGCTTATCTATTATAATACCAACAACCCCGAAAAGAATTGA
- a CDS encoding 2-isopropylmalate synthase, with the protein MARLIKIFDTTLRDGEQSPGCSMNLQEKVQMAKQLETLKSDVIEAGFAISSPGDFESVSEIAKIIKDCIIASLARTIPKDIDAAWEAVKYAKRPRIHTFIATSDLHMKYKLKMSPEEVLERAVSMVKYAKKYCEDIEFSAEDATRSDPKFLVKLFEAVIDAGATVINIPDTVGYIIPDEYYKFIKEIKENVRNIHKVDISVHCHNDLGLAVANSLAAAKAGASQLECTINGIGERAGNAALEEIVMSLYTRKDYLDFECNIDTSKIIRTSNLLTSITGVPVQPNKAIIGANAFAHESGIHQHGVLNNRSTYEIMTPQSIGLNENKMVLGKHSGRHAFEKRLKSLGFHLTPEEFNQSFAKFKQLADKKKVIYDEDIEAIVSKHCFNTPEFYKLKNYVINIGNTISTTASICVTFNEKDIEEVALGDGPVQASFKAIEKIVGKDLNLEDYRIRAITKGKDAQGEAVVKLSYQGKTYTGKGLSTDVIESSITAYINAVNKIMLALSYDNKENTMNIP; encoded by the coding sequence ATGGCAAGACTAATAAAAATTTTTGATACCACTTTAAGAGATGGAGAACAATCTCCTGGATGTAGTATGAATTTACAAGAAAAAGTTCAAATGGCAAAACAATTAGAAACTTTAAAATCAGATGTCATTGAAGCAGGATTTGCAATTTCCTCTCCAGGAGATTTTGAATCTGTATCTGAGATTGCAAAAATAATAAAAGATTGTATCATCGCAAGCTTAGCTCGAACCATTCCAAAAGATATTGATGCAGCATGGGAAGCTGTAAAATACGCTAAAAGGCCTAGAATTCATACTTTTATTGCTACTTCAGATCTTCATATGAAATATAAATTAAAAATGTCTCCAGAAGAAGTTTTAGAAAGAGCAGTTAGCATGGTGAAGTATGCTAAAAAATATTGTGAAGATATTGAATTTTCTGCTGAAGATGCAACAAGAAGCGATCCAAAATTTTTGGTAAAATTATTTGAAGCAGTGATTGATGCGGGAGCAACAGTGATTAATATCCCTGATACGGTAGGATATATCATTCCTGATGAATATTATAAATTCATTAAAGAAATCAAAGAGAATGTACGAAACATCCATAAAGTAGATATTTCTGTTCATTGTCATAATGATTTAGGATTAGCTGTTGCTAACTCTTTAGCAGCTGCAAAAGCAGGTGCTAGTCAACTAGAATGTACTATTAATGGAATTGGTGAAAGAGCAGGAAATGCTGCCCTAGAAGAAATTGTTATGTCTCTTTATACTCGAAAAGATTATTTAGATTTTGAATGTAATATTGATACTAGCAAAATCATACGCACGAGTAATTTGCTTACTAGTATTACGGGTGTTCCGGTACAACCAAATAAAGCGATTATAGGGGCAAATGCTTTTGCCCATGAATCTGGCATTCATCAACATGGGGTTTTAAATAATCGAAGTACGTATGAAATTATGACTCCACAATCTATTGGACTTAATGAAAATAAAATGGTCCTTGGAAAACACTCTGGTCGACATGCTTTTGAAAAACGCTTAAAATCTTTAGGATTTCATTTGACTCCGGAAGAATTCAATCAATCCTTTGCTAAATTTAAACAATTAGCAGATAAAAAGAAAGTAATCTATGATGAGGATATTGAAGCCATTGTGTCTAAACATTGTTTTAATACTCCAGAATTTTATAAATTAAAAAACTATGTAATCAATATTGGGAATACTATCTCCACCACTGCTTCTATTTGCGTAACTTTTAATGAAAAAGATATAGAAGAAGTAGCTCTTGGAGATGGGCCAGTACAGGCCTCTTTTAAAGCCATTGAAAAAATAGTAGGAAAAGATTTAAATCTTGAAGATTATCGTATTCGAGCGATTACTAAAGGAAAAGATGCCCAAGGAGAAGCTGTTGTCAAATTAAGTTATCAAGGGAAAACCTATACGGGAAAGGGTTTGAGTACCGATGTAATTGAATCTAGCATTACAGCTTATATAAATGCGGTAAATAAAATTATGTTAGCGTTATCTTATGATAATAAAGAAAATACTATGAATATTCCTTAA
- the leuD gene encoding 3-isopropylmalate dehydratase small subunit, with protein sequence MEIQGKVFKYGNHIDTDVIIPARYLNTSDPKELAKHCMEDIDQNFIKEVQQGDFIVAQENFGCGSSREHAPIAIKASGISCVIADSFARIFYRNTFNIGLPILESENACKNIKYGDILSVDLTKGIIKNITKDELYYAQPIPKFMQEMINIGGLVNYVKKKLNSK encoded by the coding sequence ATGGAAATTCAAGGAAAGGTCTTTAAATATGGCAATCACATCGATACTGATGTGATTATTCCTGCAAGATATCTAAATACCTCTGATCCCAAAGAGTTAGCAAAACACTGTATGGAAGATATTGATCAAAATTTTATAAAAGAAGTTCAACAGGGAGATTTTATCGTAGCCCAAGAAAATTTTGGATGTGGTTCTTCTCGAGAACATGCTCCTATTGCTATCAAAGCTTCTGGAATTTCCTGCGTAATAGCTGATAGTTTTGCTAGAATTTTTTATCGAAATACCTTCAATATTGGATTACCTATTTTAGAAAGTGAAAATGCCTGTAAAAATATTAAATATGGAGATATACTCTCTGTAGATCTTACTAAGGGAATCATAAAAAATATTACTAAAGATGAGCTCTATTATGCGCAACCCATTCCAAAATTTATGCAAGAAATGATAAACATTGGTGGCTTAGTCAATTATGTAAAGAAAAAACTAAACTCTAAATAA
- a CDS encoding efflux RND transporter permease subunit encodes MLPRLSVKKPYTVFVAVILVLILGVISFTSLQTDLLPSLDLPYIVIMTPYPGASPEEVEMAVTKPIEQVLATTSNIKNINSISSPNTSMVILEFNNDANMDSAMIEIDGNLDLLKPKWNESIGTPTVMKLNPDMLPIMVTAIDVKGMNTSQISNLVRNKVIPQLESVEGVASVSGNGLLEEEIQVQLDSKKIEDLNKKILNKVDSDLAQAENQLTNAKSEMNSKLDQLKAEEKKQREKLEEGEKALQSARAQLESGKSQLNMAQASIQVFDIAEKELEQLKLNYENSKEKLDEKATKEIMDHVTSSIYQQLGENISSEQQQSIQMVEQILSNVYQQSNQTIITAIDQGIKNLNSQKSKMIAEVNTQKQSLASAEKQLQEKEKQLQSGKDALDEKMQEAKKQLEKGQSELDEQMKQLEASKEEAFQKADLEGVLTEEMISNILSAQNFSMPAGYVKEKGMDYVVKVGDKIKNPKEIEELLLFDTKVDGVGKIYLKDVANVQKTNNAEEIYAKINGQDGVVLTFQKQSNYSTAEVSKNLKNKFEELSKEIEGLTATHLMDQGIYIDLVIHSVLSNLISGAILAILILLLFLRDYKPTFIIALSIPISLIFAIALMYFTGVSMNIISLGGLALGVGMLVDNSIVVIENVYRLKSQGLPIKEASIEGAKQVSGALAASTLTTIAVFLPIVFIEGISRQLLMDMGLTIAYSLIASLIVALTLVPVLTSGIFRNVKDKQHGFFDKLIKIYETTLTKALNHKLIVIMVVIGLLIFSGISAFNMGTSFIPEMAGNEMSITMKIEEGSSFDDKKKMANQVIDRIMDIQGIETIGAFSSNGMSIGAFGGGTSSGEEISMYLLLDEDRKVSNTEIAKEITNKTKDLKADIKVSTTNMDLGAIAGSGIEVNIQGNDIDTLRKISEDVAKMIKDTKGTTEVTTNFDDNTLEIRVTVDKEKAMEKGLTVAQVYSNINGQLSEGKSATTINMENRDYPVIVVNDKKETITRDTLKDLEIKAEKDGEETVVRLGDIAKINQVKSLSSIHRDAQKRYVSVSTDVDSGHNIGLVSKELNKKLENYEVPEGYTIKIAGETETINTTIQDLLKMILLAVVFVYLIMVAQFQSLLSPFIVMFTIPLAATGGILALLITGKEISMISLLGFLVLSGIVVNNGIVFVDYTNQLRESGLEKKAALIETGKIRLRPILMTAITTILGLSTLAFGIGMGAEMLQPLAIVAVGGLIYATILTLLVIPIMYDIFVRDKKDNPNKEI; translated from the coding sequence ATGTTGCCTAGATTGAGTGTAAAAAAACCTTATACGGTATTTGTGGCCGTGATTTTAGTTTTAATATTAGGAGTAATTTCTTTTACCAGCCTACAAACAGATTTACTTCCTAGCTTGGATTTACCTTATATTGTTATTATGACACCTTATCCAGGAGCAAGTCCTGAGGAAGTAGAAATGGCAGTTACCAAGCCAATAGAGCAAGTGTTGGCAACAACGAGTAATATTAAAAATATCAATTCGATATCTAGTCCCAATACATCTATGGTCATTCTAGAATTTAATAATGATGCAAATATGGATTCTGCTATGATTGAAATAGATGGGAATTTAGATTTATTAAAACCAAAATGGAATGAGTCTATTGGGACACCAACTGTCATGAAATTAAATCCAGATATGTTACCTATTATGGTGACGGCAATAGATGTAAAAGGAATGAATACATCTCAAATATCCAATTTAGTAAGAAATAAAGTAATTCCCCAATTAGAAAGTGTAGAGGGAGTAGCCTCTGTATCCGGAAATGGATTATTAGAAGAAGAAATCCAAGTTCAGTTAGATTCTAAAAAAATTGAAGATTTAAATAAAAAAATATTAAATAAGGTAGATAGTGACCTTGCACAAGCAGAAAACCAGTTAACAAATGCTAAAAGCGAAATGAATTCTAAATTAGACCAATTAAAAGCAGAAGAAAAAAAGCAAAGAGAAAAATTAGAAGAAGGAGAAAAAGCACTACAATCTGCTAGAGCTCAATTAGAAAGTGGAAAAAGTCAGTTAAATATGGCACAAGCCAGTATACAGGTATTTGATATCGCAGAAAAAGAATTAGAACAGTTAAAGTTAAACTATGAAAATTCTAAAGAAAAATTAGATGAAAAAGCCACAAAAGAAATAATGGATCATGTTACTTCCTCTATTTATCAACAATTGGGAGAGAATATTTCTTCAGAACAACAACAGAGTATACAAATGGTGGAGCAAATACTTTCTAATGTATATCAACAATCCAATCAAACTATTATAACAGCGATTGATCAAGGTATAAAAAATTTAAATTCTCAAAAAAGCAAGATGATAGCTGAAGTGAATACACAAAAACAATCTCTTGCTTCTGCAGAAAAACAATTACAAGAAAAGGAAAAACAACTTCAATCAGGAAAAGATGCTTTAGATGAAAAAATGCAAGAAGCAAAGAAGCAATTAGAAAAAGGACAGTCAGAACTTGATGAACAGATGAAACAATTAGAAGCTTCAAAAGAAGAGGCTTTTCAAAAAGCAGATTTAGAAGGGGTTCTAACCGAAGAAATGATATCCAATATCCTTTCTGCACAGAATTTTTCTATGCCAGCTGGATATGTGAAAGAAAAGGGAATGGATTATGTAGTAAAGGTTGGAGATAAGATTAAAAATCCAAAGGAAATTGAAGAATTATTATTATTTGATACAAAAGTAGATGGAGTTGGAAAGATTTATTTAAAAGACGTAGCAAATGTACAAAAAACAAATAATGCAGAAGAAATCTACGCGAAGATAAATGGACAGGATGGTGTAGTTTTAACTTTTCAAAAGCAAAGTAATTATTCTACTGCTGAAGTAAGTAAAAATCTAAAAAATAAATTTGAAGAACTTAGCAAAGAAATAGAGGGGCTTACAGCAACTCATTTAATGGATCAAGGAATTTATATTGATCTTGTAATTCACTCTGTTTTAAGCAATCTTATTTCAGGAGCTATTCTTGCAATTTTAATATTATTGTTATTTTTACGAGATTACAAACCTACTTTTATTATTGCATTGTCTATCCCTATTAGTTTGATTTTTGCGATTGCGTTAATGTACTTTACTGGAGTCAGTATGAATATTATTTCCTTAGGAGGTTTAGCTTTAGGAGTAGGAATGTTAGTTGATAACTCTATCGTAGTTATCGAAAATGTATATCGTCTTAAAAGCCAAGGATTACCCATAAAAGAAGCATCTATCGAAGGAGCAAAACAAGTTTCTGGCGCTTTGGCAGCTTCTACGTTGACTACTATAGCAGTATTTTTACCTATTGTTTTTATTGAGGGAATATCTAGACAATTATTAATGGATATGGGACTTACCATTGCTTATTCTTTAATTGCTAGTTTAATTGTAGCATTGACATTGGTCCCTGTATTAACATCAGGAATATTTAGAAATGTAAAAGATAAGCAGCACGGATTTTTTGATAAGTTAATAAAAATTTATGAAACTACTTTAACAAAGGCACTAAATCATAAATTAATTGTAATTATGGTAGTAATTGGTTTATTAATTTTTAGTGGAATTTCTGCATTTAATATGGGAACTTCTTTTATTCCAGAAATGGCAGGAAATGAAATGTCCATTACCATGAAAATAGAGGAAGGAAGTAGCTTTGATGATAAAAAGAAGATGGCAAATCAAGTAATAGATCGAATCATGGATATTCAAGGAATTGAAACTATTGGAGCTTTTTCTTCTAATGGAATGTCAATAGGAGCATTTGGTGGTGGAACCTCTTCTGGAGAAGAAATTAGCATGTATTTATTATTAGATGAGGATCGAAAAGTCTCTAATACAGAAATTGCTAAAGAGATTACAAACAAAACCAAAGATTTAAAAGCAGATATCAAAGTAAGTACTACAAATATGGATTTAGGAGCAATTGCTGGATCAGGAATAGAGGTAAATATTCAAGGAAATGATATAGATACCTTACGAAAGATATCAGAAGATGTAGCAAAGATGATAAAAGATACTAAGGGAACAACAGAAGTTACTACTAATTTTGATGATAATACTTTAGAAATAAGAGTTACAGTAGATAAAGAAAAAGCAATGGAAAAAGGATTGACGGTAGCTCAGGTGTATTCTAATATCAATGGACAGCTTTCTGAAGGAAAGAGTGCGACCACAATTAATATGGAAAATAGAGATTATCCTGTCATTGTAGTAAATGATAAAAAAGAAACCATTACAAGAGATACATTAAAAGATCTTGAAATAAAAGCAGAAAAAGATGGAGAAGAGACAGTAGTTCGACTTGGAGATATTGCAAAAATCAACCAGGTAAAAAGTTTATCCTCTATTCATAGAGATGCTCAAAAAAGATATGTTTCAGTAAGTACAGATGTGGATTCAGGACACAATATCGGGTTGGTAAGCAAAGAATTGAATAAGAAATTAGAAAATTATGAGGTTCCAGAAGGTTATACTATTAAAATAGCAGGAGAAACAGAAACCATTAATACCACCATACAAGATTTACTAAAAATGATATTATTGGCTGTAGTATTTGTATATCTTATTATGGTAGCACAATTCCAATCTCTATTGTCTCCTTTTATTGTAATGTTTACCATTCCTCTTGCTGCAACGGGAGGGATATTAGCATTATTAATTACAGGAAAAGAAATTAGTATGATTTCACTTCTTGGATTCCTTGTATTAAGTGGGATTGTAGTAAACAACGGGATCGTGTTTGTAGATTATACCAACCAATTAAGAGAAAGTGGTTTAGAGAAAAAAGCAGCTTTAATAGAAACTGGGAAAATTCGCTTAAGACCGATTCTTATGACTGCCATTACTACCATTCTCGGATTATCTACATTAGCTTTTGGTATAGGAATGGGAGCTGAGATGTTACAACCTTTGGCAATTGTAGCAGTAGGAGGTTTAATTTATGCAACCATACTTACTTTATTGGTAATTCCTATCATGTATGATATTTTTGTAAGGGATAAAAAGGATAACCCAAATAAGGAAATTTAA
- the leuC gene encoding 3-isopropylmalate dehydratase large subunit: MGMTMTQKILAKHSSIDQVKPGDFIEAKIDVALGNDITTPVAIKEFQKMGAKKVFNRKKIILVPDHFTPNKDIASAEQSKCLREFAYAQRIQNYFEVGEMGIEHALLPEKGLVVAGDLVIGADSHTCTYGALGAFSTGIGSTDLAAAMATGSLWFRVPSAIQFHLIGKPQKWVTGKDIILHIIGKIGVNGARYKSMEFTGQGIQSLSMDDRFTICNMAIEAGAKNGIFPVDKKTIAYMQEHSTKEYTIFEADKDANYEKIYTIDLSTIRPTIAFPHLPENTKTVDEVEEIRIDQVVIGSCTNGRIEDLRIAAQILKDKKIAKGIRLIIIPATQSIYLTALKKGWIETFIQAGAVVSTPTCGPCLGGYMGILAKGEKALCTTNRNFIGRMGHKESEIYLASPAIAAATAIAGKISNPEKIEEGGN, translated from the coding sequence ATGGGAATGACAATGACACAAAAAATACTAGCGAAACACTCTAGTATAGATCAAGTAAAACCAGGCGATTTTATTGAAGCAAAAATAGATGTTGCTCTAGGAAATGATATTACTACCCCGGTAGCCATTAAAGAATTTCAAAAAATGGGAGCAAAAAAAGTTTTTAATAGAAAAAAAATCATTTTAGTACCAGATCATTTTACTCCTAATAAGGATATTGCATCCGCTGAACAAAGCAAATGTCTTAGAGAATTTGCCTATGCTCAAAGAATCCAAAACTATTTCGAAGTAGGAGAAATGGGGATTGAACATGCTCTTTTACCTGAAAAAGGATTGGTAGTAGCTGGAGATCTAGTGATTGGAGCAGACTCTCATACTTGTACCTATGGTGCTCTAGGAGCCTTTTCTACTGGAATTGGAAGTACCGATTTAGCAGCAGCTATGGCCACTGGAAGCCTTTGGTTTAGAGTCCCTTCTGCTATTCAATTTCATTTGATAGGAAAACCACAAAAATGGGTCACTGGAAAAGATATTATTCTTCATATCATCGGAAAGATTGGCGTAAATGGAGCTAGATATAAATCTATGGAATTTACTGGTCAAGGAATCCAATCTCTGTCTATGGATGATCGCTTTACCATCTGTAACATGGCTATTGAAGCAGGTGCAAAAAATGGGATTTTCCCTGTAGATAAAAAAACCATTGCCTACATGCAAGAACATTCTACCAAAGAATATACCATCTTTGAAGCAGATAAAGATGCAAACTATGAAAAAATCTATACCATAGATCTAAGTACTATTCGACCTACGATAGCCTTTCCTCATCTTCCAGAAAATACCAAAACAGTCGATGAAGTAGAAGAAATAAGAATTGACCAAGTAGTCATTGGTTCTTGTACCAATGGTAGAATAGAGGATTTAAGGATTGCTGCTCAAATACTAAAAGACAAAAAAATAGCAAAGGGAATACGTCTTATTATTATTCCTGCTACTCAATCAATCTATCTAACTGCCTTAAAGAAAGGTTGGATTGAAACCTTTATCCAAGCAGGTGCTGTAGTAAGCACTCCCACTTGTGGTCCATGCTTAGGAGGATATATGGGAATCTTAGCAAAAGGAGAAAAAGCTCTTTGTACTACCAATCGAAATTTTATAGGAAGAATGGGACATAAAGAATCAGAAATTTATTTAGCAAGTCCAGCAATCGCTGCAGCTACAGCAATCGCTGGTAAAATTTCTAATCCAGAAAAAATAGAAGAAGGAGGAAACTAA